One genomic region from Acidobacteriota bacterium encodes:
- a CDS encoding NAD(P)-dependent oxidoreductase, whose protein sequence is MSKENVAFIGLGIMGAPMAGQILRAGYPLTVYNRTASKCRALAAQGAKQASSPARAAAQADIVIIIVSDTPDVAEVVEGEGGVLEGVGEGAVVIDMSTVSPQLERRLNAKLEEKGATLIDAPVSGGDVGAHKGTLAIMAGGDEKAFQRVRPLFEVMGESITYCGPSGSGQVTKLCNQILVSVNLQAVCEALSLARRNGLDPSVMIEAVSGGAAGSWQLSNLGPKIVADDFAPGFMIDLMQKDLRLVMEAASSSDTALPGAALVHQLFNASQARGEGSQGTQALAKALRLLSGDE, encoded by the coding sequence ATGAGCAAAGAAAACGTGGCATTTATCGGATTGGGGATCATGGGAGCTCCAATGGCCGGCCAAATACTGCGAGCCGGCTATCCGCTGACGGTCTACAACCGCACCGCCTCCAAGTGCCGTGCCCTGGCGGCGCAGGGCGCCAAGCAGGCCTCTTCGCCGGCTCGAGCCGCCGCCCAGGCCGACATCGTCATCATCATCGTCTCCGACACGCCCGACGTGGCCGAGGTGGTGGAAGGCGAGGGAGGCGTGCTGGAAGGCGTAGGCGAAGGTGCGGTGGTGATCGACATGAGCACTGTCTCGCCCCAACTGGAACGGCGTCTCAACGCCAAGCTGGAGGAAAAGGGCGCAACCTTGATCGACGCGCCGGTCTCGGGAGGCGACGTAGGGGCCCACAAGGGCACCCTGGCCATCATGGCGGGCGGCGACGAGAAGGCCTTTCAGCGCGTGCGTCCGCTCTTTGAGGTGATGGGTGAAAGCATTACCTACTGCGGACCGTCAGGCAGCGGCCAGGTGACCAAGCTCTGCAACCAGATCCTGGTTTCGGTCAATCTTCAGGCCGTCTGTGAAGCCCTCTCGCTGGCCCGGCGCAACGGACTCGATCCTTCCGTCATGATCGAGGCCGTCAGCGGAGGCGCGGCCGGCAGTTGGCAGCTTTCCAACCTGGGTCCCAAAATCGTGGCCGACGATTTCGCCCCCGGGTTCATGATCGATCTCATGCAGAAAGACCTGCGGCTGGTCATGGAAGCCGCTTCCTCCTCGGACACGGCGCTGCCCGGGGCGGCGCTGGTGCATCAGCTTTTCAACGCCTCTCAAGCCCGCGGCGAGGGCAGCCAGGGCACTCAGGCCCTTGCCAAGGCCCTTCGTCTCTTGAGCGGCGACGAGTAG
- a CDS encoding tetratricopeptide repeat protein: protein MRIQQRGPRFGALAAFLLTLQAALMTAACPLSAQTRSPALEEGMRLAQQGRLPQALEALSRHKRSFPDDPQGFFVTGIVLREQERWQEAAAEFRQAVDLDPGKRDYRLALAATLGRLSLWQEALQALSPLDGENLPRQSDPAALWLLSDLYFQAEQSEDALRVLDRLDQVEPDSLRSHLRRGQIALLEGRYPEAVSSFRQAIQKAPGEGAVHHGLGLALWRTGQTLEAEEALRKAVQLQPRESSYRLDLGKLLIDSGRPLEAVDVLEAVVEGQDPPAQAYFELARAHRRVDNGEIADRYLQLFRQADQGQERESQSARQASSALRRGQELLQGGQVNQAREAFIETLREEPDNWLAHSYLAKIYLSSSVLPAAQKHLERMREIAPANPEGLFLSATYFYQARDYPQARQTAERAKQLRPDYGDLRNLLGNVYLALGEREKAVEEYQAAVRLEPQRSDFRLNLEAARKNP from the coding sequence ATGCGAATCCAACAGCGAGGGCCCCGTTTCGGGGCCCTCGCGGCGTTTTTGCTGACTTTGCAGGCGGCCCTTATGACGGCCGCATGTCCGCTCTCTGCCCAAACCCGGAGCCCGGCGCTGGAGGAGGGAATGCGGCTGGCTCAGCAGGGACGGCTTCCCCAGGCCTTGGAGGCTCTCTCCCGCCACAAGCGTTCCTTTCCCGACGACCCGCAAGGATTCTTCGTCACGGGAATCGTGCTGCGCGAGCAGGAACGCTGGCAGGAGGCTGCGGCCGAGTTTCGCCAAGCCGTCGATCTCGACCCCGGCAAGCGCGACTACCGATTGGCGCTGGCGGCCACTCTGGGGCGTTTGAGCCTTTGGCAGGAGGCGTTGCAGGCATTGAGTCCGCTGGACGGCGAGAACCTCCCCCGCCAATCCGATCCGGCGGCGCTGTGGCTGCTCTCCGACCTCTATTTTCAGGCCGAGCAGAGTGAGGACGCCTTGCGCGTCCTCGACCGCCTCGACCAGGTCGAGCCCGACTCCCTGCGCAGCCACCTGCGCCGCGGCCAGATCGCGCTGCTGGAGGGACGCTATCCGGAGGCCGTCTCATCCTTCCGACAAGCCATTCAAAAAGCTCCCGGCGAAGGCGCTGTCCATCACGGTCTGGGACTGGCGCTATGGCGGACCGGACAGACTTTGGAAGCCGAAGAGGCGCTGCGAAAAGCCGTCCAACTTCAGCCTCGGGAAAGCTCATATCGGCTCGATCTGGGCAAGTTGCTGATCGATTCGGGGCGTCCTTTGGAGGCTGTCGATGTCTTGGAAGCGGTGGTTGAAGGCCAGGATCCGCCGGCTCAAGCCTATTTCGAATTGGCCCGGGCCCACCGCCGCGTCGACAATGGCGAAATCGCGGATCGTTATCTGCAACTGTTCCGCCAGGCTGATCAAGGGCAGGAGAGGGAAAGCCAGTCCGCCCGGCAAGCCTCTTCGGCGCTGCGGCGGGGCCAGGAACTCCTGCAGGGCGGACAAGTCAACCAGGCCCGTGAGGCCTTTATCGAGACTCTCAGGGAGGAGCCCGACAATTGGCTGGCTCACAGTTATCTGGCCAAGATCTACCTTTCCAGTTCAGTGCTGCCGGCAGCCCAAAAGCATCTTGAGCGCATGAGAGAAATCGCCCCCGCCAATCCGGAGGGACTTTTCCTCTCGGCCACCTACTTCTACCAGGCGCGAGATTATCCGCAGGCCCGCCAAACGGCCGAGCGGGCCAAGCAACTGCGTCCCGACTACGGCGACCTGCGCAACTTGCTGGGCAACGTCTACCTGGCCCTGGGAGAGCGGGAAAAGGCGGTTGAGGAGTATCAGGCCGCCGTTCGGCTGGAGCCTCAGCGCAGCGACTTCCGCCTCAATTTGGAGGCGGCCCGCAAGAACCCCTAA